The Mytilus edulis chromosome 12, xbMytEdul2.2, whole genome shotgun sequence genome contains a region encoding:
- the LOC139499412 gene encoding MAM domain-containing glycosylphosphatidylinositol anchor protein 2-like, with product MTRFCLLVFVLLCITRVSNSGRLTDKCLAANGRCGRNPGTCADTFDSGWTQQGICCNGGPCCQIIGYSCGFETEGAPCIFFDSDQDDFDWTRRTLETVSKNTGPLSAAEGDYYIYIETSSPRKNYDQAILTTEDVSFPVSSWCLTFQYHMYGRSIGDLEVFAGEKLSNLTSLWKRTGEQPDPLLWKNASITIPEYINTVITIEGVMATLAYGDIAIDDITLNPGTCSINN from the exons ATGACCAGGTTCTGTCTCTTGGTATTTGTCCTCCTCTGCATAACACGTGTGTCTAATAGCGGAC GGCTCACTGACAAATGTCTTGCTGCAAATGGTAGATGTGGACGAAATCCTGGTACATGTGCTGATACATTTGATTCAGGGTGGACGCAACAAGGTATATGTTGCAATGGAGGGCCATGTTGTCAAA TTATAGGCTACAGCTGTGGATTTGAGACGGAGGGGGCACCATGTATATTCTTTGATTCAGATCAGGATGACTTTGATTGGACACGACGTACT ttgGAAACCGTTAGTAAAAACACAGGACCATTAAGTGCAGCCGAGGGAGATTACTACATATACATAGAGACTTCATCCCCAAGAAAAAATTATGATCAAGCTATACTTACAACTGAAGATGTTAGCTTTCCAG TTAGTAGTTGGTGTCTAACATTCCAGTACCATATGTATGGGAGATCAATAGGGGATTTGGAAGTATTTGCTGGGGAAAAACTATCCAACTTGACAAGTCTCTGGAAAAGAACAGGAGAGCAACCTGACCCATTACTGTGGAAAAATGCTTCTATAACCATACCAGAATATATCAATACTGTA ATCACCATCGAAGGGGTCATGGCTACGTTAGCTTATGGTGACATTgctattgatgatattactctcaatcctggtacatgta GTATCAACAACTAA
- the LOC139499327 gene encoding uncharacterized protein, protein MVKKITHIPPVGSGDESGREIITDNTDDYQTGQNDTTETEATGYTDLSDSEIEQAEQTMVTNTRNLPQSTPSTSGIQKNFQTLDLRRSSSTNTIKSNEEPQHRRKPRHVKSSSTCKATRKSSIQSSYSSDSSSEEDCHEPVDSDCSVSTDKITQSKQKSSSHNVKLPSFTGQEKWEVWFNRFEAVAKLKSWNEEDRLQELLPRLQGDAGDFTFDQLPKKTIRNYKKLVQELKNRFGVIETTRTYRLQFSRRKQLNGETPEKFAAELKRLYDKAYKNRYASTRQEDLLQRFLLGLIDYKARIHIELNKDPETIEEAVQEVITYVETMKNPNQGEENNKKAVRQVKGGQKNENITRKDNDKKSDNYQGGEKTSVESQIEDKNKSLTIKEGDLQSLFNKMFEDKKQELQHKTYGRPGTSQTPFQSNDGQHKGPRQNGLCYYCGQPGHFARNCFANPDRVADRFPSKNNNFKPQWGQNNVRINEEVEHLPLIRGDSPPLSHKSEQEVEHSPLIRGDSPPLSHKSEQEVEYSPLHRGDSPAGTCTAEVSMKSSEGLDDVQRFPPVETHIIGRQVLRCEGVYIQGSIEGIDVTFTADTGATRTVISTKTFRKILSSKRPKLQKSSSLASADGQPLKELGKAVFNLTLGELALEKELIVAEIEDEALLGLDILMKGDQGPADIKLTKGVILLNSTTIPCIQVGQTEPIRKVRSADHYVIQPRSEILIDVFVDRFDKDLHNCPQDYLIEPCPQFEDTYPLVMAACLVEIGEEVTNKVRLMNPFDQEVKLNQDAVIGIAEKLDTDPITLFSQEDSEESQNFNSVRRIKLTANNRPEDEQEAIVSLLQKYSAAFSVNDTDLGLTHLVEHTIDTGEAKPVKQPPRRVPLAFANDERKAITQMLDQGIIQKSNSPWGSPLQLVVKKNGKIRPCCDYRFLNALTRLDSFPIPRIQDCLDAVGGATLMSTFDLTSGYHQIPMKKDDISKTAFVTKYGLYEFKTMPFGVCNGPATCQRLMELVLHGLQWQICLIYLDDIIVFSNGFEEHMSRLDTVLNRILESGLKLKPEKCELLKSEVTFLGHVVSDEGIRPNPDNTAKILSWPVPKTVTEVRQLLGMGSYYRRFIKDLSAMVKPLTDLTKKSKSFEWTKECQIAFEKLKQAFTSTDIMAFPRDEGEYYLDTDACDTAIGAVLSQIQDGTLKVIAYGSRTLNKAERNYCITDKELLAVRYFIEYYRQYLLGRKFCVRTDHQALIWLFSMKEPKGRIARWLEILSNFDFSIEYRPGSKHGNADALSRCYNPKDCECADVDNLEYLKCGPCKKCRNRAIEMQSTRLLSPEIHEENNEDPTKNKDGGGPIQICAEDDSDIGPLLQWKEGDTRPNSKELEKYSAATRHYWHLWESVVKKYGLLFKQYSRRDGSGDYRQFLVPDKMKKEVLNNMHNSILSGHLGKNKTKEKLAQRYYWYEMKEDIQIWISQCDICGANKPPKKLLRAPLGKMPVGGPLDRLATDLLGPLPLTPRNNRYILTVTDYFTKWVEVFPVPDQTATTCANIILNDVICRFGWLYILIKVGITKATFSKNCVVY, encoded by the exons ATGGTGAAAAAAATAACACATATACCACCAGTAGGTAGTGGAGATGAAAGTGGAAGAGAAATCATTACAGACAACACTGATGATTATCAGACCGGACAGAATGATACTACAGAGACAGAGGCTACTGGCTATACAGATCTGTCCGACTCAGAAATCGAGCAAGCTGAACAGACTATGGTTACAAACACCAGGAATTTACCACAGAGTACACCAAGTACTAGTGGGATACAAAAGAATTTTCAGACTTTAGATTTACGACGAAGTTCGAG TACAAATACTATCAAATCAAATGAAGAACCACAACATAGGAGAAAACCAAGACATGTAAAAAGTTCCTCAACATGTAAGGCAACTAGAAAGTCAAGTATACAGAGTAGTTACTCCAGTGATTCCAGCTCAGAGGAAGATTGCCATGAACCTGTAGATTCTGATTGCAGTGTATCCACCGATAAAATAACACAGTCAAAACAGAAGTCAAGTTCACATAACGTCAAGCTTCCATCTTTTACTGGTCAAGAGAAGTGGGAGGTTTGGTTCAATCGATTCGAAGCAGTTGCAAAACTCAAATCTTGGAATGAGGAAGATAGACTTCAAGAGTTGTTACCCAGGTTACAAGGAGACGCTGGAGACTTCACGTTTGATCAATTGCCAAAGAAGACTATCAGGAACTACAAAAAGTTGGTACAAGAACTGAAAAATAGATTTGGAGTCATAGAGACCACCAGAACATACCGGCTTCAATTTAGTAGAAGGAAACAGTTAAACGGAGAGACACCAGAAAAATTTGCAGCAGAGTTAAAAAGGCTATATGACAAAGCCTACAAAAACAGATATGCAAGTACACGCCAAGAAGATCTACTACAGAGATTTCTCTTGGGACTCATAGATTATAAGGCCCGTATTCATATAGAATTAAACAAAGATCCTGAAACCATAGAAGAAGCAGTACAAGAAGTCATTACATACGTAGAGACCATGAAAAATCCGAATCAAGGAGAAGAAAATAATAAGAAGGCAGTCCGACAAGTGAAAGGAGGACAAAAGAATGAAAACATTACTAGAAAGGATAATGACAAAAAGTCCGACAATTACCAGGGAGGGGAGAAAACGTCTGTTGAAAGCCAGATTGAAGACAAGAATAAAAGTCTAACTATTAAAGAAGGGGATTTGCAATCTTTATTTAACAAGATGTTTGAAGACAAAAAGCAAGAATTACAGCATAAGACATATGGTAGACCAGGAACCAGTCAGACACCATTTCAATCCAATGATGGCCAACATAAGGGTCCAAGACAGAATGGATTATGCTATTACTGTGGACAACCGGGACATTTTGCGAGAAATTGTTTCGCAAATCCAGATAGAGTTGCAGACAGATTTCCTTCAAAAAACAATAACTTTAAACCACAATGGGGACAAAATAACG TAAGAATAAATGAGGAGGTTGAGCATTTACCCTTGATTAGAGGTGATAGTCCTCCACTGAGTCACAAGAGTGAACAGGAGGTTGAGCATTCACCCTTGATTAGAGGTGATAGTCCTCCACTGAGTCACAAGAGTGAACAGGAGGTTGAGTATTCACCCTTGCATAGAGGTGATAGTCCTGCTGGCACTTGTACTGCGGAAGTATCGATGAAATCGTCTGAAGGCCTAGATGATGTTCAAAGATTTCCACCAGTTGAAACTCATATTATTGGAAGACAAGTTTTGAGATGTGAAGGAGTATATATCCAAGGAAGTATTGAAGGAATTGATGTTACATTTACTGCTGATACTGGAGCTACACGAACTGTTATTTCGACTAAAACATTCAGAAAAATACTTTCatcaaaaagaccaaaacttcaaaaatctAGTTCTTTGGCTAGTGCTGATGGACAACCATTGAAAGAGTTGGGAAAAGCTGTTTTTAACTTGACACTGGGTGAGTTGGCCTTAGAGAAGGAACTCATAGTTGCTGAAATAGAAGATGAAGCCCTTTTAGGTTTAGATATCCTAATGAAAGGAGATCAAGGCCCAGCtgatataaaattaacaaaaggaGTTATCTTGCTTAATAGTACCACTATCCCATGTATCCAAGTTGGACAGACGGAACCAATAAGAAAAGTTAGATCAGCTGATCATTATGTCATACAGCCAAGAAGTGAGATACTTATTGATGTTTTTGTTGACCGTTTCGACAAAGATTTacacaactgtccacaagactACTTAATAGAACCTTGCCCACAATTTGAAGATACCTATCCATTAGTAATGGCCGCCTGTCTTGTTGAAATTGGAGAAGAAGTGACTAATAAGGTCAGACTCATGAATCCTTTTGATCAAGAGGTAAAGCTGAATCAAGATGCAGTTATTGGAATTGCAGAAAAATTAGATACTGATCCAATTACGCTATTTTCACAGGAAGACAGTGAGGAGTCACAGAACTTTAACTCTGTCCGACGAATAAAATTAACAG CGAACAACCGTCCAGAAGATGAACAGGAGGCTATAGTTAGTCTTTTGCAAAAATATTCGGCAGCATTTTCAGTAAATGATACAGACCTAGGGCTGACACACCTAGTGGAACATACAATTGACACCGGTGAAGCCAAGCCAGTTAAACAACCACCACGAAGAGTTCCACTTGCTTTTGCCAATGACGAGAGGAAAGCCATAACACAAATGTTAGATCAAGGGATCATACAAAAGTCAAATTCACCTTGGGGAAGTCCATTACAGCTAGTGGTCAAGAAAAACGGGAAGATTCGCCCGTGCTGTGACTACAGATTTTTGAACGCCCTTACTCGGCTGGACTCATTTCCTATTCCGAGAATACAAGACTGTCTGGATGCCGTAGGTGGCGCCACCTTGATGTCGACCTTCGATTTGACCAGTGGATATCACCAAATTCCCATGAAGAAAGATGATATTTCCAAGACAGCATTCGTAACCAAATATGGTCTGTATGAGTTCAAGACGATGCCATTTGGAGTCTGCAATGGTCCAGCTACTTGTCAACGATTGATGGAACTTGTACTCCATGGGCTTCAATGGCAAATTTGTCTAATTTATCTAGACGATATCATTGTATTTAGTAACGGTTTCGAAGAACACATGTCAAGGCTAGATACAGTTTTAAACAGAATTTTGGAATCTGGGTTGAAATTAAAACCAGAGAAATGTGAACTCCTGAAGTCAGAGGTCACTTTTCTAGGTCATGTGGTTTCGGATGAAGGAATTCGTCCAAATCCGGACAATACAGCAAAAATTTTATCTTGGCCTGTACCAAAAACTGTCACTGAAGTACGACAACTTTTAGGCATGGGTAGCTACTACAGACGTTTTATTAAGGACTTGTCAGCCATGGTAAAACCCTTAACTGACCTGACCAAGAAATCTAAGTCATTTGAGTGGACAAAGGAATGCCAAATTGCTTTTGAGAAACTAAAACAAGCTTTCACTAGTACAGATATTATGGCTTTTCCCAGAGATGAAGGTGAATACTATTTGGACACAGATGCCTGTGACACAGCTATTGGAGCAGTGTTAAGTCAGATACAGGATGGTACATTGAAAGTTATAGCCTATGGTAGTCGTACCCTTAATAAGGCAGAGCGCAACTACTGTATAACGGACAAAGAGCTTTTAGCAGTACGCTACTTTATTGAATACTACAGGCAGTATCTGCTAGGACGTAAATTCTGTGTACGTACTGATCACCAGGCATTGATATGGCTTTTTAGCATGAAAGAGCCTAAAGGTCGAATAGCTAGATGGTTAGAAATTCTATCCAATTTCGATTTCTCCATTGAATATCGCCCCGGTAGTAAACATGGGAATGCTGATGCTTTGTCTAGATGTTATAATCCAAAAGATTGCGAGTGTGCGGACGTAGACAATTTGGAGTACCTAAAATGTGGTCCCTGTAAGAAGTGTCGAAATCGTGCCATAGAAATGCAGAGTACAAGATTGTTATCGCCAGAAATCCATGAGGAAAATAATGAAGATCCAACTAAAAACAAAGATGGTGGAGGACCTATACAGATTTGTGCA GAAGATGACTCAGATATCGGACCTCTCTTACAGTGGAAGGAAGGTGACACTCGACCTAATTCAAAAGAATTAGAAAAATACAGTGCTGCTACCAGACACTACTGGCACCTATGGGAATCAGTTGTTAAGAAATATGGTCTGCTGTTTAAGCAGTACAGCCGAAGAGATGGTTCAGGAGACTACAGACAATTCTTAGTTCCAGACAAGATGAAAAAGGAAGTACTAAATAACATGCACAACTCAATTTTGTCAGGACATCTaggcaaaaacaaaacaaaggaaaAATTAGCTCAACGGTATTACTGGTACGAGATGAAAGAAGACATACAAATTTGGATAAGCCAATGTGACATTTGTGGGGCCAACAAACCTCCTAAAAAATTATTGAGGGCTCCGTTGGGAAAAATGCCAGTTGGAGGGCCCCTCGACAGACTTGCAACTGATCTCCTTGGGCCATTGCCGCTTACTCCCAGGAATAATCGGTACATCTTAACAGTTACGGATTACTTTACTAAATGGGTTGAAGTATTTCCAGTTCCTGACCAAACAGCTACAACATGCGCTAATATTATCTTGAATGATGTAATTTGTCGTTTTGGTTGGCTATACATTCTGATCAAGGTCGGAATTACGAAAGCGACATTTTCCAAGAATTGTGTAGTATATTAG